One part of the Caproiciproducens sp. CPB-2 genome encodes these proteins:
- a CDS encoding V-type ATPase subunit, with protein sequence MSDTQYAYAVARIRSKELSLLNAQALEQLLSAKDEEECLSLLHSRGWGDSESYDSPEKMLKAEREKTWALLKELLDDLSDFSVFFCANDYHNLKAAIKAVYSGTDPQGIFQSGGTLETQTVLQAVRERDYSLLPEPMRAPAQEAFDVLLHTGDGQLCDFILDRAALLAVKSAGEGSKNELMREYAEMTVAAADIKVAARACATGKPYSVILRALAPCDSVNIEELAQAAAQGGEKLYQYLRSTPYAQAEDALRESVSAFERWCDDRIMRAIRPQKYNPLTIGPLAAYFLARENEIRAVRIILSGKRNRLPEQSVRERLREMYV encoded by the coding sequence ATGTCCGACACGCAGTACGCTTATGCGGTGGCGCGTATTCGTTCAAAGGAACTTTCTCTGCTGAACGCACAGGCACTGGAACAGCTTCTTTCCGCCAAAGACGAGGAAGAGTGCCTTTCACTGCTCCACAGCAGGGGCTGGGGAGACTCGGAAAGCTACGACAGCCCGGAAAAGATGCTAAAGGCGGAGAGGGAAAAGACGTGGGCTCTATTAAAGGAGTTGCTGGATGACCTGTCCGATTTTTCGGTGTTTTTCTGTGCGAACGATTACCATAACCTGAAAGCCGCCATCAAGGCTGTCTATTCAGGCACGGATCCGCAGGGGATTTTTCAAAGCGGCGGAACGTTGGAAACGCAAACGGTCCTGCAGGCTGTCAGGGAGCGCGACTATTCGCTTTTGCCGGAACCGATGCGCGCCCCGGCACAGGAGGCTTTTGATGTGCTCCTTCACACCGGCGACGGCCAGCTGTGCGATTTTATTCTGGACAGGGCGGCTCTTCTGGCTGTGAAAAGTGCGGGAGAAGGTTCCAAAAACGAGCTTATGCGCGAATACGCGGAGATGACGGTCGCCGCCGCGGATATTAAAGTCGCCGCGCGCGCCTGCGCTACCGGAAAACCGTATTCGGTGATCCTTCGCGCCCTGGCGCCGTGTGATTCTGTGAATATCGAGGAGCTTGCACAGGCCGCCGCGCAGGGAGGAGAGAAGCTTTATCAATACCTGCGCTCCACCCCCTATGCACAGGCGGAAGACGCGCTTCGGGAATCGGTATCCGCGTTTGAGCGCTGGTGCGACGACCGGATCATGCGGGCGATCCGTCCGCAGAAATACAATCCGCTCACCATAGGGCCGCTCGCGGCTTATTTCCTCGCACGGGAAAACGAAATCCGTGCGGTGCGCATTATTTTGTCCGGCAAGCGGAATCGGCTGCCGGAGCAATCCGTGCGGGAAAGGTTAAGGGAAATGTATGTATAA
- a CDS encoding V-type ATP synthase subunit I, whose product MAVVPMQRIELCALKKDRKKILEMLQRRGIVEVSNGPDEDDVFRKMDTAPARATLEKGISASREALSILNRYSPESKSLLSALEGRRVTTVEHYDSFAKQRESMLQLAYRLNTLSEEIEENQAEIPKLKIQMEALAPWESFDLPLNFFGTGKTTAFVGGLPPGLEQEALEEQLSGSGADVVSVEIVSSSPEQTCVMVLCLRAGARSVEDRLRELGFAKPAVVPAVPPAEQIKKLRGNIEELTQKVKKAQDEIRSHGGAREDLKFMLDYYTMRLEKYEVISRLNQSRRTFCLKGYVPKRETGALEEKLAANFPVTVAFTDPSEEEDVPVLLSNNGFAAPVESVVESYSLPGAGEADPTAVMSIFYYVLFGMMLSDAAYGALLTVICGVCLSHFKNMEKSMRNTLKMFFFCGISTVFWGVMFGSYFGDVVDVVSKTFFGTRLTIPPLWFAPLNQPMRMLMFCFVVGLVHLFTGLAMNFYQLARAGKYKDALYDVVFWYLLLISLMILLLGQKMFADIAGVSVAIPSPLSSAASYTAVAAAVGIILTGGRESRNWFKRILKGLYSLYNITGYLSDVLSYSRLLALGLATGVVATVINQMGSMVGGNAVGAVAFAIIFLLGHTMNIGINLLGAYVHTNRLQFVEFFGKFYSGGGRKFHPFAVNTQYFKFREDHKNG is encoded by the coding sequence ATGGCTGTGGTGCCCATGCAGCGAATAGAATTGTGCGCTCTGAAAAAAGATCGTAAAAAAATACTGGAAATGCTGCAGCGGCGTGGAATCGTTGAAGTCAGCAACGGGCCGGACGAAGACGATGTCTTCCGGAAAATGGATACCGCTCCGGCCCGGGCGACACTGGAAAAGGGAATTTCGGCTTCTCGGGAAGCGTTAAGCATTCTGAACCGTTATTCGCCGGAGTCAAAATCTCTGCTCTCTGCTCTGGAAGGCAGGCGGGTAACGACGGTTGAACATTATGACTCTTTTGCAAAGCAGCGCGAATCCATGCTTCAGCTCGCGTACCGGCTGAATACCCTTTCGGAGGAAATCGAAGAAAATCAGGCGGAAATTCCGAAGCTGAAAATTCAGATGGAGGCCCTTGCTCCCTGGGAAAGCTTCGATCTGCCGCTGAATTTTTTCGGGACGGGCAAAACAACCGCTTTTGTTGGGGGTTTGCCGCCCGGGCTGGAGCAGGAGGCTTTGGAGGAACAGCTCAGTGGTTCGGGGGCGGATGTCGTTTCCGTGGAAATCGTAAGCAGTTCTCCGGAGCAGACGTGCGTGATGGTCCTCTGTCTGCGTGCCGGCGCGCGTTCGGTAGAAGACCGGCTGCGGGAGCTGGGGTTTGCGAAGCCCGCCGTCGTCCCGGCCGTACCGCCCGCAGAACAGATCAAAAAGCTCCGGGGCAATATTGAAGAGCTGACGCAAAAAGTCAAGAAAGCGCAGGATGAAATCAGGAGCCATGGCGGCGCGCGGGAAGATCTGAAATTCATGCTGGATTACTATACCATGCGGCTTGAAAAATATGAAGTTATCAGCCGGCTGAATCAATCGCGGCGTACTTTCTGCCTGAAGGGCTATGTGCCGAAGCGGGAAACCGGCGCTCTGGAAGAGAAACTGGCCGCGAATTTTCCTGTTACAGTCGCTTTTACAGACCCCTCCGAAGAGGAGGACGTGCCGGTTCTGCTGAGCAACAACGGTTTTGCCGCGCCGGTCGAGTCGGTGGTGGAAAGCTACAGCCTGCCCGGCGCCGGTGAGGCCGACCCTACGGCGGTCATGTCCATCTTTTACTATGTGCTTTTCGGCATGATGCTTTCCGACGCCGCCTACGGAGCTCTTCTGACCGTTATCTGCGGAGTTTGTCTTTCGCACTTCAAAAATATGGAGAAAAGCATGCGGAATACGCTGAAAATGTTCTTCTTCTGCGGGATCTCCACCGTCTTCTGGGGTGTAATGTTCGGCAGCTATTTCGGCGATGTGGTGGATGTGGTCTCCAAAACGTTTTTCGGAACCCGCCTGACGATTCCGCCGCTGTGGTTCGCGCCATTGAACCAGCCGATGCGGATGCTGATGTTCTGCTTTGTCGTTGGTCTGGTTCATTTGTTTACGGGTCTCGCTATGAATTTTTATCAGCTGGCGCGCGCCGGAAAATACAAAGATGCTCTTTATGACGTCGTATTTTGGTACTTACTTCTGATCAGTCTGATGATTCTTCTCCTTGGTCAGAAGATGTTTGCAGATATCGCGGGTGTTTCTGTCGCGATCCCGTCGCCGCTGAGCAGCGCGGCCTCTTATACCGCAGTCGCGGCTGCGGTCGGTATTATCCTGACCGGCGGACGGGAGTCCCGGAACTGGTTTAAGCGTATTCTCAAAGGTCTGTACAGCCTTTATAATATTACGGGTTATCTGAGCGACGTACTGTCCTATTCCCGGTTGCTTGCGCTCGGCCTTGCCACCGGAGTCGTCGCCACCGTCATCAATCAGATGGGAAGCATGGTCGGAGGAAACGCGGTCGGTGCGGTGGCATTTGCAATCATCTTCCTTTTGGGTCACACAATGAATATCGGGATCAATCTGCTTGGTGCCTACGTCCATACCAACCGTCTGCAGTTTGTGGAGTTTTTTGGGAAATTTTATTCCGGCGGAGGCCGGAAGTTTCATCCGTTCGCTGTAAATACTCAATATTTCAAATTCAGGGAGGATCATAAAAATGGATAA
- a CDS encoding AHH domain-containing protein: MGESMSGTISWASSQANSIAKSISDSFARTKIRPKYRNNYEVHHIVAKAAPNAAYAARILREVLPRGVEDSANKLLIKTGLHRRIHTNTYYGWANSVVISAYNAANGNIARQRTNVYGALTTIRSYVLSLDAVSPY; encoded by the coding sequence ATGGGTGAGTCGATGAGCGGGACAATTAGTTGGGCTTCATCGCAGGCAAATTCCATAGCAAAAAGTATAAGCGATAGTTTTGCGCGGACAAAAATAAGACCTAAATACAGGAACAATTATGAAGTGCATCATATAGTTGCGAAGGCTGCACCAAATGCTGCCTATGCGGCCAGAATACTGCGAGAAGTTTTACCCAGAGGGGTAGAAGATTCGGCCAACAAACTGCTTATAAAAACTGGACTTCATCGCAGAATTCATACAAATACTTATTATGGATGGGCTAATAGCGTAGTGATTAGTGCTTATAATGCGGCAAATGGTAACATTGCTCGACAAAGAACCAATGTATATGGAGCGTTAACAACTATTAGATCGTATGTGCTATCTTTAGATGCTGTATCTCCATATTAA
- a CDS encoding MarR family winged helix-turn-helix transcriptional regulator: MDSTRRQITKIAREVSKFTVRMLKTDGVGTAEYDFIHAVRKNPGITQAALRELFTLDKGAAARRAASLEAKGYLIRKPNPEDGRSQLLYATEKADSLKNSKASVEALYYEWLEEALTPEDNAEFCRILNTLYDRSKAESRAGFPHLTQRFFEGAGKNEPSAD; this comes from the coding sequence ATGGACAGTACAAGGCGGCAGATTACAAAAATTGCGCGCGAAGTAAGCAAATTTACCGTGCGGATGCTGAAAACAGATGGCGTCGGTACGGCGGAGTATGATTTTATCCACGCGGTGCGGAAGAACCCCGGCATCACGCAGGCGGCGCTGCGGGAGCTTTTCACACTGGACAAGGGCGCGGCCGCGCGCCGCGCGGCAAGTCTGGAAGCCAAGGGCTATCTCATCCGCAAACCCAACCCGGAGGATGGGCGCAGCCAACTTCTATACGCGACGGAAAAGGCGGACAGCCTGAAAAACTCCAAAGCCTCCGTGGAGGCGCTGTATTACGAATGGCTGGAAGAAGCGCTCACCCCGGAGGACAATGCGGAATTCTGCCGTATTTTGAATACGCTCTACGACCGCTCCAAGGCCGAGAGCCGGGCGGGCTTTCCCCACCTGACCCAGCGCTTTTTTGAGGGGGCGGGCAAAAATGAGCCGTCGGCGGATTGA
- a CDS encoding V-type ATP synthase subunit K, which produces MDKMGIAFALLGAVLGALMAGVGSARGVGLAGEAAAGVVTEDPGKFGKVLVLQLLPGTQGIYGLLVAFITLSQIGVLGGNADISLTKGLLYFLACMPIAVVGYWSALRQARAAVASIGLVAKRPDQFGKAMIFPAMVETYAILALLVSILAVFGIGGINV; this is translated from the coding sequence ATGGATAAAATGGGGATTGCTTTTGCTCTGCTTGGTGCAGTTTTGGGTGCTTTGATGGCTGGTGTCGGTTCCGCGCGCGGTGTCGGTCTGGCAGGGGAAGCCGCCGCCGGTGTTGTCACGGAGGATCCCGGTAAATTCGGTAAAGTCCTTGTCCTGCAGCTTCTTCCGGGTACACAGGGCATTTACGGCCTTCTGGTAGCGTTTATTACTCTTTCCCAAATCGGCGTTCTGGGCGGCAACGCGGACATATCGCTTACAAAGGGGCTTCTTTATTTTCTTGCCTGCATGCCTATCGCCGTTGTGGGTTACTGGTCCGCGCTGCGGCAGGCCCGCGCCGCGGTCGCCAGCATTGGTCTGGTTGCCAAACGCCCGGACCAGTTCGGTAAAGCCATGATTTTTCCGGCGATGGTAGAGACATATGCCATTCTTGCGCTGCTGGTCTCCATTCTTGCGGTTTTCGGGATCGGCGGAATCAATGTTTGA
- a CDS encoding ABC transporter ATP-binding protein, which yields MKHEKSLGAVLRRVVAASTATSVLTVFVIVLAVVTALFPPLVLERVVNDLTAGRVIALSLALSYLGFIALSGLLESGQNVMITVFGQKVTHGLRSALCAKLHRLPAAYFTSHEAGKIASRFVNDVDTVDSLFTDGIVSMFADGCKVVSILIVIFYKSTGLGFLMLLVTPLLFAMTRLFQKRMLKAQLENRVAVSKVNNHIPETIRNIRMIHVLLREKYMEQRYDDYIGESYRATDKSNLYDSIYSPIVIFVSSCVIAVMMVCAAMGGGIRTFFGISVGTAVAVIAYVGQVFAPLESLGMEIQNIQSAVAGVKRINEVLAEAEREVPDDSNTGKSSEAAPIVCFDHVRFGYGDDSDVLQDLSFTVSKGEAVTFVGRTGAGKSTVFRLLLGLYRPLEGRVLIKGSRASAIPDEKKRRLIGYVEQSFHLVEGTVAEQISLFDPAVARKQVENAARLVGLHESILALPDGYDTPASEAAFSQGQFQLLSIARAVAASPEILLLDEITANLDSNTEQRVLDALERAAKGRTVLSISHRLQERVNGQRIIRVGGQS from the coding sequence ATGAAGCATGAAAAGAGCCTCGGCGCGGTGCTGCGCCGAGTCGTTGCCGCATCCACGGCGACAAGTGTTTTGACCGTATTTGTCATCGTGCTGGCCGTAGTAACGGCACTGTTTCCGCCGCTTGTTCTTGAGCGGGTGGTCAATGACCTTACGGCTGGTCGGGTAATTGCTCTGAGTCTGGCGCTTTCCTATCTGGGGTTTATCGCCCTGTCCGGCTTGCTGGAATCCGGGCAGAACGTGATGATAACCGTATTTGGTCAGAAAGTCACCCACGGCTTGCGCAGTGCGCTCTGCGCCAAACTCCACCGTTTGCCTGCGGCCTATTTCACCTCCCACGAAGCCGGTAAAATTGCCTCCCGCTTCGTGAACGATGTGGATACGGTGGACTCTCTTTTTACGGACGGAATTGTCAGTATGTTTGCCGACGGTTGTAAGGTGGTCAGCATTCTGATCGTGATTTTTTACAAGAGCACGGGGCTTGGCTTTCTGATGCTGCTGGTTACGCCGCTGCTCTTTGCCATGACGCGCCTGTTCCAGAAGCGGATGCTGAAGGCGCAGCTTGAAAACCGTGTGGCTGTAAGCAAGGTGAACAATCATATACCCGAGACAATCCGCAACATCCGTATGATCCATGTGCTGCTCCGGGAAAAGTACATGGAACAGCGCTACGACGATTACATCGGCGAGAGCTACCGCGCAACCGACAAGTCCAACCTCTATGATTCCATCTATTCGCCGATCGTTATTTTTGTCAGCTCCTGCGTCATCGCCGTGATGATGGTCTGCGCCGCCATGGGAGGGGGTATCCGCACGTTCTTCGGCATCAGCGTGGGCACTGCGGTGGCTGTGATCGCCTATGTAGGCCAGGTGTTTGCGCCGCTGGAGAGCCTCGGCATGGAAATTCAGAACATCCAGTCCGCCGTGGCCGGAGTGAAACGGATCAACGAGGTTCTGGCCGAGGCGGAACGGGAGGTGCCGGACGATTCCAACACAGGAAAAAGTTCAGAAGCGGCTCCCATTGTCTGCTTCGACCATGTACGTTTTGGATATGGTGATGACAGCGACGTGCTGCAAGATCTGAGCTTCACAGTGAGCAAAGGAGAAGCGGTTACGTTTGTCGGCCGAACAGGCGCGGGCAAGAGCACCGTCTTCCGCCTGCTGTTGGGGCTGTACCGACCGCTTGAGGGGCGGGTGCTTATTAAAGGATCGAGGGCTTCCGCCATTCCGGACGAAAAAAAGCGTCGTCTGATCGGCTATGTGGAGCAGTCCTTCCATCTGGTAGAGGGCACGGTTGCGGAGCAGATTTCGCTGTTTGACCCAGCCGTTGCTCGAAAGCAGGTTGAAAATGCGGCCAGACTGGTGGGACTGCATGAAAGTATCCTTGCCCTCCCGGACGGATACGATACGCCCGCTTCGGAAGCTGCCTTTTCGCAGGGGCAGTTCCAGCTTCTCTCTATTGCGCGGGCCGTTGCGGCCTCGCCGGAGATTCTGCTGCTGGATGAGATCACCGCGAATCTCGACAGCAACACGGAACAGCGCGTACTTGACGCGCTGGAGCGCGCCGCCAAGGGCCGGACAGTGCTCTCCATTTCTCACCGTCTGCAGGAGCGTGTCAACGGTCAGCGGATAATCCGGGTCGGCGGTCAGTCGTAA
- a CDS encoding C39 family peptidase, with the protein MDNRNRKEYQYKRPRKKYPFLLLILLAAAALLVHFRVIPLERDAFSDKSASQYSPSAGLEAGTIPEETAETLQAMAAQNPKAGPILQNPGHYPERLLESLARNPELLDFTLDYPEKKGTSAKNIDLSKKDRRGRIPLLMQWDEDWGYAPYGDGIIALDGCGPTCLSMVAVGLTGNTALNPKAVAEFSENNGYLDATGSTLWTLMSKGAKDLGLSSREIPLNESLMAQELAQGHPIICSLRPGDFTTVGHFIVLYGYENGNFLVNDPNSKSRSEQAWSYGTLKPQIRNLWAFSA; encoded by the coding sequence TTGGACAACCGGAACAGAAAAGAATATCAATATAAGAGGCCGCGAAAGAAGTATCCTTTCCTGCTGCTGATTCTTCTGGCAGCGGCGGCCCTGCTGGTACATTTCAGGGTGATCCCGCTGGAGCGGGATGCTTTTTCAGACAAGTCCGCATCACAGTACTCCCCTTCCGCCGGGCTGGAAGCGGGAACCATTCCCGAAGAGACGGCGGAGACGCTGCAGGCCATGGCGGCACAGAACCCAAAGGCCGGACCGATCCTGCAAAATCCGGGGCATTACCCCGAAAGGCTTCTTGAATCGCTGGCCCGAAACCCGGAGCTTCTCGATTTCACATTGGATTATCCGGAGAAAAAAGGCACTTCGGCCAAGAACATCGACCTTTCCAAAAAGGATCGGCGGGGCCGGATTCCGCTTCTGATGCAGTGGGACGAAGATTGGGGGTACGCTCCCTACGGGGACGGAATCATTGCGCTGGACGGGTGCGGACCCACCTGCCTTTCCATGGTTGCCGTCGGACTGACGGGAAATACCGCCTTAAACCCCAAAGCGGTCGCCGAATTCAGCGAGAACAACGGATATCTGGATGCAACCGGCAGCACGCTTTGGACGCTGATGTCCAAGGGAGCGAAGGATTTGGGCCTTTCCTCCCGGGAAATCCCTCTGAATGAAAGCCTCATGGCCCAAGAGCTTGCGCAGGGGCACCCGATTATCTGCAGCCTGCGCCCGGGCGACTTCACAACGGTGGGACACTTTATTGTTTTATACGGATATGAAAACGGGAATTTTCTGGTGAACGACCCGAACAGCAAAAGCCGCAGCGAGCAGGCGTGGAGCTACGGGACATTAAAGCCCCAAATCCGGAATCTCTGGGCATTCTCCGCATAA
- a CDS encoding V-type ATP synthase subunit E: MTGLEKIVQEILNEAESAAGQAISAAEREVAGIEEEAGKSSGRQAEKIVRGSKEAAAEILKRAQSSAELKKRQKVLQAKQEMIRDVIGKARRTLSELPDDSYFDVILKVAAKAVLPQEGEMILSPEDRSRVPEGFAQRLEETARDRGGSLKISEETRNLSGGFVLVYGGVEENCSFDALFAAEHERLTDRVNELLFR; encoded by the coding sequence ATGACAGGATTAGAGAAAATCGTCCAGGAGATTCTGAACGAAGCGGAATCCGCCGCCGGGCAGGCCATCTCCGCGGCGGAGCGGGAAGTAGCCGGCATTGAGGAAGAAGCCGGGAAATCGTCCGGCCGGCAGGCCGAAAAGATCGTCCGGGGCTCCAAAGAGGCTGCTGCGGAAATTCTGAAACGGGCGCAGTCTTCGGCGGAACTGAAAAAACGGCAGAAGGTGCTGCAGGCCAAGCAGGAGATGATCCGTGACGTTATCGGAAAGGCCCGTCGGACCCTGTCCGAGCTGCCGGATGACTCCTATTTCGATGTGATTCTGAAGGTAGCCGCCAAAGCCGTCCTGCCACAGGAGGGAGAAATGATTCTCTCTCCGGAGGATCGCAGCAGGGTACCGGAGGGCTTTGCCCAACGGCTGGAAGAAACGGCAAGGGATAGGGGTGGTTCCTTGAAAATTTCCGAGGAAACCCGCAATTTAAGCGGGGGATTTGTATTGGTTTACGGCGGTGTTGAGGAGAACTGTTCCTTCGACGCCTTATTTGCAGCGGAGCACGAGCGGCTGACCGACCGGGTCAATGAGCTGCTGTTTCGCTGA
- a CDS encoding ABC transporter ATP-binding protein, with protein sequence MSRRRIEKVPHPDRIWSYFRLEARPLALVTVSGILYNVGMVAGPYFEGQLAQCLFDIMKGYKTVSAMVSLAAVYLSVILFVQAMRAVKRFGVRRFANDTSRNMRHMLYNSLVHMSREELEKENLGSVMTKAVADVDACVEGMRKSTTEVFDTGVVLAAYTVMLFFYDWRLALLSCAFTPFAYLIAGHLKGRVAQSNAAYKKSAGRLNGATMDRVSNAVTYRVYGCEQNRDAAYEVRLGDYEKSAVAANLWENTMQPLYNIISMCGAVLILYLGARNVLGTGWKSWDIAAFTTFLSCFTKMALKSSHAAKLFNAVQKAQVSWTRIKPLMKEYIGLDAVSPPDAARSAELTLSGVSVGWPDGETVLRDVFFSARPGQIIGVTGPVACGKSTLGKAFIGEVPYCGSIRVAGRELRDLSHRKRSQLISYMGHEPELISDTLAENIRLGEPGEIEPLLRTVCLDEEVRQMPQGADTPVGSGGVRLSGGQQARVALARTLYNSRSVLVLDDPFSAVDQGTEQTILKNLRTLAENKIVILFSHRLYQFPTFDRVLFLCGGRGVFSTHEELMQENPDYAELYLEQVNGGGGHEA encoded by the coding sequence ATGAGCCGTCGGCGGATTGAAAAGGTCCCGCATCCGGACCGCATCTGGTCCTACTTCCGGCTGGAGGCAAGGCCGCTTGCGCTCGTCACGGTCTCCGGCATCCTCTACAACGTGGGAATGGTGGCCGGGCCTTATTTCGAGGGGCAGCTTGCGCAGTGCCTGTTTGACATCATGAAGGGCTACAAGACTGTGTCCGCCATGGTATCGCTGGCGGCGGTGTATCTCTCCGTGATCCTGTTCGTGCAGGCCATGCGGGCGGTCAAACGCTTCGGCGTGCGCCGCTTCGCCAACGACACGAGCCGAAATATGCGCCACATGCTTTACAACAGTCTTGTCCACATGAGCCGGGAAGAACTGGAAAAAGAGAACCTCGGCTCCGTCATGACAAAAGCTGTGGCTGACGTGGACGCGTGCGTGGAGGGCATGCGGAAATCCACCACCGAGGTCTTTGACACCGGCGTGGTGCTGGCGGCGTATACCGTCATGCTGTTCTTTTATGATTGGCGTCTGGCGCTGCTCTCCTGCGCGTTTACGCCCTTCGCCTACCTCATCGCCGGACACCTGAAGGGACGGGTCGCCCAAAGCAACGCCGCCTATAAAAAAAGCGCCGGACGCTTAAACGGGGCCACAATGGATCGTGTCTCCAACGCCGTGACCTATCGGGTCTACGGCTGCGAGCAAAACCGGGACGCCGCTTACGAGGTGCGGTTGGGCGACTATGAAAAAAGCGCTGTTGCGGCGAATCTCTGGGAAAACACCATGCAGCCGCTCTACAACATCATCTCCATGTGCGGCGCGGTGCTGATTTTGTATCTGGGTGCGCGGAACGTGCTGGGCACGGGGTGGAAAAGCTGGGACATCGCCGCCTTCACCACCTTCCTCTCATGCTTCACAAAAATGGCTCTCAAATCCTCTCATGCGGCCAAGCTCTTCAACGCCGTCCAGAAGGCCCAGGTGTCCTGGACGCGCATCAAGCCGCTGATGAAGGAATACATAGGGCTGGACGCCGTATCCCCGCCAGATGCCGCAAGATCAGCCGAGTTGACGCTTTCCGGCGTGTCTGTGGGCTGGCCGGATGGAGAAACCGTACTGCGGGATGTTTTCTTCTCTGCCCGCCCGGGGCAGATCATTGGGGTAACGGGGCCTGTGGCCTGCGGAAAATCCACGCTGGGAAAGGCATTCATCGGCGAAGTCCCTTACTGCGGCAGCATCCGTGTGGCCGGGCGGGAGCTCAGAGATCTGAGCCACCGCAAACGCAGTCAACTGATTTCCTACATGGGGCACGAGCCGGAACTGATCAGCGATACGCTGGCGGAGAATATCCGGTTGGGAGAGCCGGGAGAAATTGAGCCGCTTTTACGGACGGTGTGTCTGGACGAAGAGGTGCGACAGATGCCGCAGGGTGCCGATACGCCGGTGGGCAGCGGCGGCGTGCGTCTGTCCGGAGGGCAGCAGGCCCGTGTGGCGTTGGCCAGAACGTTATATAATTCCCGCAGCGTTCTTGTGCTGGACGATCCGTTTTCCGCTGTGGATCAAGGTACGGAGCAAACCATACTGAAAAACCTGCGGACGCTGGCGGAGAATAAAATCGTGATTCTGTTCTCCCACCGGCTGTATCAGTTCCCCACATTTGACCGGGTGCTGTTTTTATGCGGCGGCAGGGGCGTCTTTTCTACCCATGAGGAACTCATGCAGGAGAATCCTGATTATGCGGAGCTTTATTTGGAACAGGTGAATGGGGGCGGCGGACATGAAGCATGA